In Gorilla gorilla gorilla isolate KB3781 chromosome 12, NHGRI_mGorGor1-v2.1_pri, whole genome shotgun sequence, the following are encoded in one genomic region:
- the PCGF1 gene encoding polycomb group RING finger protein 1, whose translation MASPQGGQIAIAMRLRNQLQSVYKMDPLRNEEEVRVKIKDLNEHIVCCLCAGYFVDATTITECLHTFCKSCIVKYLQTSKYCPMCNIKIHETQPLLNLKLDRVMQDIVYKLVPGLQDSEEKRIREFYQSRGLDRVTQPTGEEPALSNLGLPFSSFDHSKAHYYRYDEQLNLCLERLSSGKDKNKSVLQNKYVRCSVRAEVRHLRRVLCHRLMLNPQHVQLLFDNEVLPDHMTMKQIWLSRWFGKPSPLLLQYSVKEKRR comes from the exons ATGGCGTCTCCTCAGGGGGGCCAGATTGCGATCGCGATGAGGCTTCGGAACCAGCTCCAGTCAGTGTACAAGATGGACCCGCTACGGAACGAG GAGGAGGTTCGAGTGAAGATCAAAGACTTGAATGAACACATTGTTTGCTGCCTATGCGCCGGCTACTTCGTGGATGCCACCACCATCACAGAGTGTCTTCATACTT tCTGCAAGAGTTGTATTGTGAAGTACCTCCAAACTAGCAAGTACTGCCCCATGTGCAACATTAAGATCCACGAGACACAGCCACTGCTCAACCTCAAACTGGACCGGGTCATGCAGGACATCGTGTATAAGCTGGTGCCTGGCTTGCAAGACA GTGAAGAGAAACGGATTCGGGAATTCTACCAGTCCCGAGGTTTGGACCGGGTCACCCAGCCCACTGGGGAAG AGCCAGCACTGAGCAACCTCGGCCTCCCCTTCAGCAGCTTTGACCACTCTAAAGCCCACTACTATCGCTATGATGAGCAGCTGAACCTGTGCCTGGAGCGGCTGAG TTCTGGCAAAGACAAGAATAAAAGTGTCCTGCAG AACAAGTATGTCCGATGTTCTGTTAGAGCTGAGGTACGCCATCTCCGGAGGGTCCTGTGTCACCGCTTGATGCTAAACCCTCAGCAT GTGCAGCTCCTTTTTGACAATGAAGTTCTCCCTGATCACATGACAATGAAGCAGATATGGCTCTCCCGCTGGTTCGGCAAG CCATCCCCTTTGCTTTTACAATACAGTGTGAAAGAGAAGAGGAGGTAG
- the LBX2 gene encoding transcription factor LBX2 isoform X2: MGKRTSLEVSLGELGGDKCRGGRRSFPPLAASRPARPGGWRWARRDLCKTASRAENNSQACRPQRRAAPDALGPGPSGRKRRKSRTAFTAQQVLELERRFVFQKYLAPSERDGLATRLGLANTQVVTWFQNRRAKLKRDVEEMRADVASLRALSPEVLCSLALPEGAPDPGLCLGPAGPDSRPHLSDEEIQVDD; encoded by the exons ATGGGAAAAAGAACTTCCCTAGAAGTGAGTCTTGGGGAGTTGGGGGGAGATAAGTGTCGAGGAGGGCGTCGGAGTTTCCCACCGCTGGCTGCTTCCCGACCCGCACGCCCGGGAGGGTGGCGGTGGGCGCGCAGAGATCTTTGCAAAACAGCGTCCAGGGCGGAAAACAACTCACAGGCCTGCCGCCCCCAAA GGCGGGCAGCCCCGGACGcgctgggccctggtccctccGGCCGCAAACGGCGCAAGTCACGCACTGCGTTCACCGCGCAACAGGTGCTGGAGCTGGAGCGGCGCTTCGTCTTCCAGAAGTACCTGGCGCCGTCCGAGCGAGACGGGCTAGCTACGCGACTCGGCCTGGCCAACACGCAGGTTGTCACTTGGTTCCAGAACCGGCGAGCCAAGCTCAAGCGCGACGTGGAGGAGATGCGCGCCGACGTCGCCTCGCTACGCGCGTTGTCCCCGGAAGTCCTGTGCAGCTTAGCACTGCCCGAGGGCGCTCCAGATCCCGGCCTCTGCCTCGGCCCTGCCGGCCCTGACTCCCGGCCCCACCTGTCAGACGAGGAGATACAGGTGGACGATTGA
- the LBX2 gene encoding transcription factor LBX2 isoform X1 produces the protein MNSGREPRTPRTLLSIADILAPRMVPRAPSAPQLPESGPDPTSPLCALEELTSKTFRGLDARALQPSEGRAAPDALGPGPSGRKRRKSRTAFTAQQVLELERRFVFQKYLAPSERDGLATRLGLANTQVVTWFQNRRAKLKRDVEEMRADVASLRALSPEVLCSLALPEGAPDPGLCLGPAGPDSRPHLSDEEIQVDD, from the exons ATGAACTCGGGACGCGAGCCCCGAACACCCCGGACACTCTTAAGCATCGCAGACATCCTAGCCCCGCGCATGGTCCCCCGAGCACCCTCTGCGCCGCAGCTTCCAGAGTCGGGTCCGGATCCAACGTCGCCGCTGTGCGCGCTGGAGGAGCTGACTAGTAAAACTTTCCGCGGACTTGACGCGCGCGCTCTGCAGCCCTCTGAAG GGCGGGCAGCCCCGGACGcgctgggccctggtccctccGGCCGCAAACGGCGCAAGTCACGCACTGCGTTCACCGCGCAACAGGTGCTGGAGCTGGAGCGGCGCTTCGTCTTCCAGAAGTACCTGGCGCCGTCCGAGCGAGACGGGCTAGCTACGCGACTCGGCCTGGCCAACACGCAGGTTGTCACTTGGTTCCAGAACCGGCGAGCCAAGCTCAAGCGCGACGTGGAGGAGATGCGCGCCGACGTCGCCTCGCTACGCGCGTTGTCCCCGGAAGTCCTGTGCAGCTTAGCACTGCCCGAGGGCGCTCCAGATCCCGGCCTCTGCCTCGGCCCTGCCGGCCCTGACTCCCGGCCCCACCTGTCAGACGAGGAGATACAGGTGGACGATTGA